Proteins encoded in a region of the Raphanus sativus cultivar WK10039 chromosome 8, ASM80110v3, whole genome shotgun sequence genome:
- the LOC108820801 gene encoding uncharacterized protein LOC108820801, whose protein sequence is MARRCQEQVEEEEKENFPLITTKTVEYLQPVMRRELLLKFPDNSAFGFDYAQSSLWSPLLPLNYASPSDLDSDTFVCRNLELGEFLESKKKMKIAMKKKKKKKKIVKLDESDSPKLGCFAIPTKGWDGLLKVASKHFKESKNKRDPVADVKLLNFCKC, encoded by the exons ATGGCGAGAAGATGTCAAGAacaagtagaagaagaagaaaaggagaacTTTCCTCTTATTACAACAAAAACAGTCGAATACTTACAACCAGTAATGCGCCGAGAGCTACTCCTCAAATTTCCAGACAACTCTGCTTTTGGATTCGACTACGCACAGAGCTCTCTCTGGTCTCCTCTCTTGCCTCTAAACTACGCAAGCCCTTCCGATCTTGACTCGGACACTTTCGTTTGTCGGAACCTTGAGCTAGGAGAGTTTCTAgaaagcaagaagaagatgaagatcgcaatgaaaaagaagaagaagaagaagaagatagtgaaactAGACGAGTCAGATTCTCCTAAACTTGGCTGCTTTGCTATTCCGACCAAA GGATGGGACGGTTTGCTAAAGGTAGCTTCAAAACACTTCAAGGAATCGAAAAATAAGAGAGACCCAGTCGCTGATGTCAAGCTTCTCAACTTTTGCAAATGCTGA